One Rhodoferax sp. GW822-FHT02A01 genomic window, TCTGCCCCTGTACCGCTACTTTGGCGGCATGGCCGCAGTGCAGATGCCTGTGCCCATGATGAACGTCATGAACGGCGGCGAGCACGCCAACAACAACCTGGACCTGCAAGAGCTGATGATCATCCCCGTGGGTGCTCCCAGCTTCCGTGAGGCCCTGCGCTACGGTGCAGAAGTGTTCCACGCACTCAAGAAGATCCTGAACGACAAGGGCATCAGCACCGCCGTGGGCGACGAAGGCGGCTTTGCCCCCAACGTGGCCAACCACGAAGCAGCCATCCAGATGATTCTGGAAGCCATCGACAAGGCCGGCTACGTGGCGGGTGAACAGATTGCCCTGGGCCTGGACTGCGCCGCATCCGAGTTCTACAAGGACGGCAAGTACCACCTCGAAGGCGAAGGCCTGGTGCTGGACGCGCAGGAGTGGACCAACATCCTGGCCACCTGGGTCGACAAGTACCCCATCATCAGCATCGAAGACGGCATGGCCGAAGGTGACTGGGACGGCTGGAAGCTGCTGACCGACCGTCTGGGCAAGAAGGTTCAGATCGTGGGTGACGACCTGTTCGTGACCAACACCAAGATCCTGAAGGAAGGCATCGACAAGGGCATTGCCAACTCCATCCTGATCAAGATCAACCAAATCGGCACACTGTCTGAAACTTTCGCCGCTATCGAAATGGCCAAGCGCGCCGGCTACACCGCCGTGATCAGCCACCGTTCCGGTGAAACAGAGGACTCCACCATTGCCGACATCGCAGTGGGCACCAATGCCGGCCAGATCAAGACCGGTAGCTTGAGCCGCTCTGACCGCATGGCCAAGTACAACCAGTTGCTGCGCATCGAGGAAGACTTGGGCGATGTGGCCGTGTACCCTGGACGCTCCGCGTTCTACAACCTCAAGTGACTTGAGGAAAGGCCAAACCACACGACATGAGTAACCGCCTGGTTCCCGTTGTTCTGATTGCCCTGCTGCTGGTGCTGCACGGGCAGTTGTGGTTTGGCCGCGGCAGCGTGCGCAATGTGAGCAAGCTGCAGTACCAGCTGGAAGCCCAGAAGGTCAAGAATGCACAGGCAGCCTTGGCCAATGACCGCCTGAGTGCCGAGATCCGGGACCTGAAAGAAGGTCTGGAGATCGTCGAGGAAAAAGCCCGCAGCGAACTGGGCATGGTCAAGAACAACGAAATCTTCGTGCAGATCGCCCGCTAGGCCAGCGGCCGTGTCAGAGCCCCCTCGCCTCGCCATTCTGGGAGTACCCGGCACTGGCAAATCCACATTGGCTGCAGCGCTGCAGCACGCTGTATCCCCCACCGTCTTGCAGGTCGCGCCTTCAGATGACGATGAAGCCCGCCAGCATCGACAACTCTTTGATCTGACCTTGCTGACCGGACTGGATCTGCTGCCAGCCACCGCAGACCATGCGCGTTTGGGCGCCCTGGATCAGACCTTCAGGGACGCGCTGTCCCGGTACGGTCTACCCTACTCTCTGGTCTATGGACAAGGCAAGGCACGCAGCGACAACGCGCTGATGTCCATTCGATTTCACCTGCGCATCACCAACGGTTTGCAACAACCCGTCAGCCGCTGGCGCTGGGCATGCGAAAAGTGCTCCGATCCGGATTGCGAGCATCAGCTCTTCAGCAACTTATTGCGAGACCGTTGAAGTCCTCGCATCTACAGGACAAGCCGGGGTCGGCCTACGCCCGTCAATGGGCGTCGGCGCTGCCGCTGCCCAGCTGAATGGCATCCACGAAAAGCTGCGCTGCATCGATCGGATCAAAGCGGTACTGCAATCCGCAGAACTCGCAACCCACCTCGATGTCACCACGCTCGGCCAGGATTTCCTCGACCTCTTCGCGCCCCAAACTCACAATCATCTTGCCGACACGCTCGCGGCTGCAGTTGCAGCCAAAACGTGGAGCACTTTCGCCCACAAGCGGCTCGAAGCGGGTAATGCTCTCTTCCCAGAACAGCCTACGCAGAATGGTGTCCACGTCCAGGGTCAACAGCTCTTCGCGCTTGAGACTGGACGCCAGTGTGGCGATCCGGTTGTAGTGCTCGTTCATGCCGATCTGGTCTTCGTTTTCCTTGGAGACCATGCTGCCCGCCAGGTTGCCCGCTCCGGCCATGGGCAGGCGCTGGATCAGCAAACCGGCAGCGACTTTATCATCTGCTGCCAGCACCAGCGTGGTGTCCAACTGCTCGCTTTGCAGCATGTAGTGCTCCAACACTGCGTTCAGGTCTTCAATCGGTTTGCCGTGGTCGTCAAACAGGGGCACCACGCCTTGATAGGGCTGCTGACCGGGGAATTTGGTCTTGGGATCCAGGGTAATGGCGCAGCGCGCCTTGTTGGTGGCATTGACCATCTGGCTCAGGCTTGCGTCGTCAGCCACCGTTTGCGTCACGGTAGCCGTCGCCCGCAGCGACAGATCAGGCTGCACCTCCACCACCGCCACCTTGACCGGACCATCGCCAAAGATCTGCAGAACCAGTGATCCGTCGAACTTGATATTGGCCTGCATCAGTGCCGCTGCTGCAGTCATCTCACCCAGCAGATTGCGCACAGGCTCCGCATAGGCGCCAGTCTGGCTGTTGCTGGCGCGCCGCCGCAGGATTTCGGTCCATGCGTCCGTCAGGCGTACCACCATGCCGCGCACTGGCAGCCCGTCAAATAAAAACTTGTGCAGTTCAGACATGCACCACTCCCAATGTGAGGGCAGCCTGACAGCTGCCCGGGTTATCCGATTCTCTTGAGGCCGCTGCGGAACTGTGCGGCGTTGTCCACATAGTGTTTCGCGGTGGCACGCAAACCCCGTTGCTGCTCAGGCGTGAGTTCACGCACCGCCTTGGCCGGACTGCCAATGATCATGCTGCCGTCCGGGAACTCCTTGCCCTCGGTTACCAGAGCACCAGCCCCAACAATGCAGCCCTTACCGATTTTCGCACCATTGAGCACGATCGCGCCTATGCCGATCAGAGAGCCATCACCCACGGTACAGCCATGCAGCATGACCATGTGGCCCACGGTAACGTCATCGCCGATGGTCAGCGGCTCGCCTGCATCGGCATGCAGCACGCTGCCGTCCTGGATGTTGGTAGCACGGCCTATGCGGATCCCTTCGGTATCGCCACGCACGACGGCGCCAAACCACACGCTGCTGTCCTGGCCCAGCTCCACGTTGCCCATGACCTGCGCGCTGTCGGCAACCCAGGCTCCCTCCGCCACACGGGGTGCAATGCTGTTCAATTCGTAGATGGCCATCGGTTCTCCTGCTTTCTGGTTTGCCTAGAATTGTAGGGATGACTGACATCCGCTTTGGCGCACGCGCCGCTTTCCTGTGCGCCGACCCCGGTGCCAAGGTACTGGCCGTGCAAGACTTGGCGCAGCGGCAGGCGAACCTGCCCATTGATCCCCAGATACGTTTTGACTCCGCGACATCCCCTGGTCGCCCGACCAAACCCGAACTGGTGTCACCACGGGATGTGCCGCGCCGTTCGCCCTACACGCCCGATGGCCATGCCGCGCTGATTCACTCCATTGCGCACATCGAATTCAATGCCATCAACCTGGCCCTGGATGCGGTCTGGCGTTTTGCCGACATGCCCGACGCCTATTACCTGGACTGGTTGCACGTGGCGCAGGAAGAGGCCAAACACTTCCAGCTGTTGAGCGACCATCTGGCTGGTTTGGGCCATGCCTATGGAGATTTCCCTGCGCATGATGGGCTGTGGACTATGGCCGAGAACACGCGCCATGACGTGACCGCCCGCATGGCATTGGTGCCGCGAACGCTGGAAGCGCGTGGGCTGGACGCAACACCGATCATCCAGACCAAACTGCGCAAGGTCGGCTCCCCTGCGGCCTTGGAAGCGGTCGCCATCCTGGATGTCATCTTGCGGGAAGAAGTAGGCCATGTGGCCATTGGTAATCACTGGTACCACTGGTTGTGCGAGCGAAAAGGGCTGGACAGCCACCTTTTTTATGCCCAGGCCAGCAGTCAGTATGGTGGCCCCAGCCTCAAACCGCCCTTCAATCTGGAAGCGCGCAAGAGAGCCGGCTTCAGCCAGCAGGAGCTCGATGCCCTGCCAACAGCACCTCTGTAATCCATGCCATTTGAGCGCACTACGTCTAGAATGGTTCGGATAACTGCCCACCCCTGTCACACATGCCAGATAACCTGAGTCCCAGTCCGCTGAACGCCCAGCCTCACGGAGGAAACCGGGTGATTGCGCGGCAAGCGATCCTGGACGAAAAACGGACCGTATTCGGATACGAACTGTTCGATCGTTCCATGCAATCCAGCGAACACACCGCCGCCAGCGATGCACAACTCCTGTTCAATGCCTTGTCCTTGGCCGAATACGACTCGCTGGCCAGCCGCAAGACCATTTTCGTGAACTGCACCCACGAGAGTCTGGCTGCCGGACATCTGGACCTGGTAGAGCCCGAACATGTGGTGCTGGAAATCCCGCCCCTGCCGCTGTCGCAGATCGACCAGATCGGAAACCACTTGCCCAATCTGCAACAAATGCAACGCCGTGGCTTTCGTCTGGCCTTTGACTATTCGGTGCTGACCAAGTCCTATGAATCATGGTTGCCACTGGCCTCATTCATCAAGTTTGATCTGTCCGTGCTCAAGGCCGAGGCGATAGCCGGGTTTGTCAAACTGGCTCAGGCCAAATCCACGGCGCGCCTCATTGCGGAAAAGGTGGAAACCCACAAGCAATACGCCATGGTCGAAGGGCTGGACGTCAAGCTGTTCCAGGGCTTCTGGTTTGCCAAGCCCGTGATCGTCGAAGGGCAAAGTGTGCGTCCGTCGCAGGCCAACATCCTGCGCCTCATCGACTTGGTGCGCAAGCAAGCCAGCACCGACGAAATCGAAACCGTGCTCAAGCACGACCCCATGCTGTCGTTCAACCTGCTGCGCTTCATCAACTCAGCCGGTTTTGGCATGCGCACCGAAGTCACGTCGTTCAAGCACGCTGTGATGTTGCTAGGCCTGAACCGACTCTTCAAATGGGCGGCATTGTTGATGACCACCTCCTTAGGCGGCGATACCCCGCCCGCGGTGGGCACCACCGCCGTGGTGCGTGGCCGCCTGATGGAATTGCTGGCGCTGCAGAAATTGCCTCCGGAAGAAAGCGACAACGCCTTTGTGGCCGGTGTGTTCTCCCTGCTGGACACCATGCTGGGAATGCCCATGGACAAGGCACTGGCCAGCCTGACATTGCCGCAACAGGTGGTTGATGCACTGCTGCACCAGACCGGCCCCTTGGCGCCGTTTCTGGCGCTTACCCTGGCCTGCGAGTCTTCGGATGACACCGCATTTGCTTCGGCAACCAAGGCCCTGGGTATGACCAGCAGCGAGGTCAACCTGGCCCATCTGGAAGCCCTGGCCTGGGCCGAAACGCTGTCCATTTAGGGCCTGCACAGACCCTAGCCCCGCGGGTGGTGCTGCGCATGCAACTGAGCCAATCGTTCCCTGGCCACATGGGTGTAGATGGTGGTGGTGGATATGTCGGCATGGCCCAGCAGCATCTGCACCGCACGCAAATCAGCCCCATGGTTGAGCAGATGTGTGGCGAAGGCGTGGCGTAAGGTGTGCGGCGACAAGGGTGATCGGATGCCCGCTGCCAGCGCATATTTCTTCACCACGTACCAGAACATCACACGCGACATGGCTTCGCCTGCCGTGGTTCCACGCACTGTGATGAACAGGTCCTGCGACTGCTTGCCTGCCAGCAGCTCCTGACGCGGCGCTCCCAGGTACTGGCGCAACCACATGGCCGCCACCTCGCCGAACGGCACCAGCCGCTCCTTGGAACCCTTGCCCAGCACGCGCAGCACGTTGTCGTTGAGGCTGATGTTGAACACCTTGAGGTCTACCAGTTCGCTCACGCGCAGGCCACTGGCATACATCAGTTCCAGCATGGTGCGATCGCGCACGCCCAACGCATTGGAGGTATCCGGCGCCGCCAGCAAGGCTTCCACCTGGGCCTCGCTCAAAGTCTTGGGCACGCGCAGCGCCTGCTTGGCCGATTGCAGCTTGAGCGTGGGGTCCACGGTAATGCGGCTCTCGCGCAAGGCCCAACGGAAGTAACGCTTGAACACGGTCAGGCGTCGGTTGGCACTGGTGGCCTTGGTATCGGCATGGCGCGCAGCAAAGTAGGCTTGCAGATCGGTCTCGGTGCTGTCGTTGAGGCCGCGTGCACGTTCTGCCAGCCAGCGCGCATACAGCGTGAGGTCTCGCCGGTAGGCTGCCAGGGTGTTCTTGGAAAGTCCCTCTTCCAGCCAGAGTGCGTCGATAAAGACGTCGACTGCTTCGAGGCTGGAGACCAGTTGCGCATTCATAGGTGCCGCAGTGTAAGGGCAAGGCTGCTATTCTCGCTGCAGTGAATTACGCCCAACTCCTCTTTCCCGACTTTTCCCTCATCCTGTGCGGCTTTCTGGTGTGCCGCTACACGGCCCTGAACCGCACCGTCTGGCAACAGGTGGATGCCCTGGTGTATTTCTTTCTGTTCCCGGTACTGCTGTTCCACTCCATTGTGAAGAGCACCCTGGATCTGCGCGCCGCCTCCGGACTGATTGGCGCGGGCTGGACGCTGGGTGCCATTGGCATCACGCTGGCCTATGTGCTGCCCTACCTGCCAGTACTGGGTCGCCACATCGACAAGCGCCAGCATGCGGCCTGCGCGCAGGTGGGATTTCGCTTCAACTCCTTCATTGGACTGGCCATCGCCGAGCGGCTGGCGGGACCTGAAGGCCTGCTGCTGATTGCCGTGTTGATTGGTGTGTGCGTACCGGTTTTCAACACGGCTGCGGTGTGGCCTATGGCACGGCACGCCGAGCGCGGATTCCTGCGCGAGCTGGTGCGCAACCCGCTGATCATTGGAACCGCCTCGGGCCTGCTGGCAAACATTGCGGGCTTTCATATTCCGCCTTGGCTGGAGCCCACGGTGACACGGGTGGGCGCGGCCGCACTGGCAATGGGCTTGATGGCCGCCGGTGCAGGCATGCAGTTCAGCGCGCTGACACGCGACCGGGCGCTGGGCATTTCGGTATTGACGGTGCGGCACTTCATCTCGCCACTGGTGGCCTTTGCGCTGGCACGGTGGTATGGGCTGTCAGCCTTGCAGACCACCATCCTGCTGGCTTTTTCCGCCTTGCCCACGGCCCCCACCGGCTACGTGCTGGCCGCACGCATGGGCTATGACGGTGCCTACGTGGCCGGGCTGGTCACCCTGTCTACCGTGCTGGGCATGCTCAGCCTGCCTTTTGCGCTGGGTGTCTTGCGGCAGCTGTAGCCACGCTGGCAACTGGCACAGGCCTACGCCAGGGTCTGCAACTCAGCTGTACGCAAGCCGTTTTGACGGGCCCGTTGCAGGAAGTCCTGACCAGCCGCTTCAAACCCAGTCACCGGACTCATGCAGTCGGTCAACAGCACGGTCTGCCACAACCGTGCTGCGCTCAGGTGGGCCATCATGTCGTCCACGGAAGCGGCCACACAATGACTCAATGCCTCACCCGCCACCAGTAAAGAGTGTGAGCCTGCGGCCAGCGTATTCAGCAGGCTTTGGTTGAGCTGGGTGCGTGCGTCGTCCGGCCGCGGCACTTCGGCACGAAAGGCGCTGTACTGTTCCGTCAGCGGATGCATGCCCTTGAGCACCTTGTTGCAGGTCTTGCCACTTGTCACCTCCCAGCGTGCTATCGCCTCGGACAGGCCGGTGTGGATGTTGTGGCCCCAGGTACCCAGCACACAATGCACCGGCCAGACCACCAACTGGCGCTGCCCCCCCGCCTCCAAGGCCTGGAGATACTGCAGCACTTCCTCATGCAATTCCTTGTGGCGTGGCCGGTAGGTTCCGGCTGCGAGATCTGCCGCCGTGATCAAGGTAAAAGGTGGCACCGGCTGGCCCAGTGCGTCCTCCCAGAAAGTGGTGCGCTCCACGCCCACGCTGGCATGGGAGTCCAGCGTCACCGTGATGCTGCCGACCTCGTCCGCATGCTGCAGCAGCCAGTCTGCCAAGCGCTGCATATCGGCGTTGGCGCCCGTCACCGGCAGCGCGGCCTGGGGGATATCCAGAAAATCATTTTGCGGGTCAATCACCAGCAGGTCGTAGGCAGCCATAGCGGTCCTTTCAGCCAAGGGTTGTGTTCTGTTCCAGCGCCCATTGCACGTGTTCGCGCACCAGGGCACTCTCGTGGGCAGCGCGGCGTTGCAGGGCATCGTGCATGCTTTGTCGCAACGTGGAGTCGGGTTCGTTGCGCAGTGCATTGCCCAGCGCCACTGCCACATTGCGCAGCCAGCGCTCGTGTCCAATGCGTCGGATCGGCCCGCCTTCGGTGTACTGCAGGAACTGCGCCTCGGTCCAGTCCAGCAAATG contains:
- the eno gene encoding phosphopyruvate hydratase, yielding MSAIVDIVGREILDSRGNPTVECDVLLESGTMGRAAVPSGASTGSREAIELRDGDKKRYLGKGVLKAVEHINTEISEAVLGLDASEQSFLDKTLIDLDGTENKSRLGANAMLAVSMAVARAAAEEAGLPLYRYFGGMAAVQMPVPMMNVMNGGEHANNNLDLQELMIIPVGAPSFREALRYGAEVFHALKKILNDKGISTAVGDEGGFAPNVANHEAAIQMILEAIDKAGYVAGEQIALGLDCAASEFYKDGKYHLEGEGLVLDAQEWTNILATWVDKYPIISIEDGMAEGDWDGWKLLTDRLGKKVQIVGDDLFVTNTKILKEGIDKGIANSILIKINQIGTLSETFAAIEMAKRAGYTAVISHRSGETEDSTIADIAVGTNAGQIKTGSLSRSDRMAKYNQLLRIEEDLGDVAVYPGRSAFYNLK
- a CDS encoding septum formation initiator family protein yields the protein MSNRLVPVVLIALLLVLHGQLWFGRGSVRNVSKLQYQLEAQKVKNAQAALANDRLSAEIRDLKEGLEIVEEKARSELGMVKNNEIFVQIAR
- a CDS encoding Hsp33 family molecular chaperone HslO, producing the protein MSELHKFLFDGLPVRGMVVRLTDAWTEILRRRASNSQTGAYAEPVRNLLGEMTAAAALMQANIKFDGSLVLQIFGDGPVKVAVVEVQPDLSLRATATVTQTVADDASLSQMVNATNKARCAITLDPKTKFPGQQPYQGVVPLFDDHGKPIEDLNAVLEHYMLQSEQLDTTLVLAADDKVAAGLLIQRLPMAGAGNLAGSMVSKENEDQIGMNEHYNRIATLASSLKREELLTLDVDTILRRLFWEESITRFEPLVGESAPRFGCNCSRERVGKMIVSLGREEVEEILAERGDIEVGCEFCGLQYRFDPIDAAQLFVDAIQLGSGSADAH
- a CDS encoding gamma carbonic anhydrase family protein, with the translated sequence MAIYELNSIAPRVAEGAWVADSAQVMGNVELGQDSSVWFGAVVRGDTEGIRIGRATNIQDGSVLHADAGEPLTIGDDVTVGHMVMLHGCTVGDGSLIGIGAIVLNGAKIGKGCIVGAGALVTEGKEFPDGSMIIGSPAKAVRELTPEQQRGLRATAKHYVDNAAQFRSGLKRIG
- a CDS encoding ferritin-like domain-containing protein, producing the protein MTDIRFGARAAFLCADPGAKVLAVQDLAQRQANLPIDPQIRFDSATSPGRPTKPELVSPRDVPRRSPYTPDGHAALIHSIAHIEFNAINLALDAVWRFADMPDAYYLDWLHVAQEEAKHFQLLSDHLAGLGHAYGDFPAHDGLWTMAENTRHDVTARMALVPRTLEARGLDATPIIQTKLRKVGSPAALEAVAILDVILREEVGHVAIGNHWYHWLCERKGLDSHLFYAQASSQYGGPSLKPPFNLEARKRAGFSQQELDALPTAPL
- a CDS encoding HDOD domain-containing protein codes for the protein MPDNLSPSPLNAQPHGGNRVIARQAILDEKRTVFGYELFDRSMQSSEHTAASDAQLLFNALSLAEYDSLASRKTIFVNCTHESLAAGHLDLVEPEHVVLEIPPLPLSQIDQIGNHLPNLQQMQRRGFRLAFDYSVLTKSYESWLPLASFIKFDLSVLKAEAIAGFVKLAQAKSTARLIAEKVETHKQYAMVEGLDVKLFQGFWFAKPVIVEGQSVRPSQANILRLIDLVRKQASTDEIETVLKHDPMLSFNLLRFINSAGFGMRTEVTSFKHAVMLLGLNRLFKWAALLMTTSLGGDTPPAVGTTAVVRGRLMELLALQKLPPEESDNAFVAGVFSLLDTMLGMPMDKALASLTLPQQVVDALLHQTGPLAPFLALTLACESSDDTAFASATKALGMTSSEVNLAHLEALAWAETLSI
- the xerD gene encoding site-specific tyrosine recombinase XerD — encoded protein: MNAQLVSSLEAVDVFIDALWLEEGLSKNTLAAYRRDLTLYARWLAERARGLNDSTETDLQAYFAARHADTKATSANRRLTVFKRYFRWALRESRITVDPTLKLQSAKQALRVPKTLSEAQVEALLAAPDTSNALGVRDRTMLELMYASGLRVSELVDLKVFNISLNDNVLRVLGKGSKERLVPFGEVAAMWLRQYLGAPRQELLAGKQSQDLFITVRGTTAGEAMSRVMFWYVVKKYALAAGIRSPLSPHTLRHAFATHLLNHGADLRAVQMLLGHADISTTTIYTHVARERLAQLHAQHHPRG
- a CDS encoding AEC family transporter, giving the protein MNYAQLLFPDFSLILCGFLVCRYTALNRTVWQQVDALVYFFLFPVLLFHSIVKSTLDLRAASGLIGAGWTLGAIGITLAYVLPYLPVLGRHIDKRQHAACAQVGFRFNSFIGLAIAERLAGPEGLLLIAVLIGVCVPVFNTAAVWPMARHAERGFLRELVRNPLIIGTASGLLANIAGFHIPPWLEPTVTRVGAAALAMGLMAAGAGMQFSALTRDRALGISVLTVRHFISPLVAFALARWYGLSALQTTILLAFSALPTAPTGYVLAARMGYDGAYVAGLVTLSTVLGMLSLPFALGVLRQL
- a CDS encoding cysteine hydrolase — its product is MAAYDLLVIDPQNDFLDIPQAALPVTGANADMQRLADWLLQHADEVGSITVTLDSHASVGVERTTFWEDALGQPVPPFTLITAADLAAGTYRPRHKELHEEVLQYLQALEAGGQRQLVVWPVHCVLGTWGHNIHTGLSEAIARWEVTSGKTCNKVLKGMHPLTEQYSAFRAEVPRPDDARTQLNQSLLNTLAAGSHSLLVAGEALSHCVAASVDDMMAHLSAARLWQTVLLTDCMSPVTGFEAAGQDFLQRARQNGLRTAELQTLA